From the genome of Carassius gibelio isolate Cgi1373 ecotype wild population from Czech Republic chromosome A16, carGib1.2-hapl.c, whole genome shotgun sequence, one region includes:
- the LOC128030981 gene encoding HORMA domain-containing protein 1 isoform X2: MACEQKLRPFQSCQMLPDVVSTEQQSLVLVKKLLAIAVSSITYLRGLFPEKAYGRKYVGELKVLILREHSCPGAQQIVQWLQGCFDALQRRYLRMVLLSVYCDPDNPQKVTECYQFKINYTENGPQMDFESKNGQSLTKMACDNTQKSSMLLVRKLYMLMQNLGPLPDNVCLNMKLFYYDEVTPQEYQPPGFKDDDNETLIFEKEPVNLTMGEVVTPFHSLRMNVTTERKRLEPFDEEEEVCVSTKWSLKMFEDGMMSETSVQQECMTKEKVITDAGIEYSETQEHSQRAHRSSKEDLDITNEKMDSLVKKTADLKVNARKTRSGRIFEPQISQLEFPLSQDPQPSAPKKRKVSVPK; the protein is encoded by the exons agctgtCAGATGCTGCCTGATGTAGTGTCCACCGAACAGCAGTCACTGGTTCTTGTGAAGAAACTTTTAGCCATTGCTGTCTCAAGCATCACTTACCTCAGGGGTCTTTTCCCAGAAAAGGCCTATGGTCGCAAATATGTTGGAG aGCTGAAAGTCCTTATACTGCGAGAGCATAGCTGCCCTGGTGCTCAGCAGATTGTGCAGTG GTTGCAGGGCTGTTTTGATGCACTTCAAAGAAGATAT CTACGAATGGTTCTTCTATCA GTTTACTGTGATCCAGACAATCCACAG AAAGTGACTGAATGCTACCAGTTTAAAATCAATTACACAGAGAATGGACCTCAGATGGACTTTGAGAG CAAAAATGGACAGAGTCTGACTAAAATGGCCTGTGACAACACCCAGAAATCCAGTATGCTGCTAGTGCGCAAGCTTTACATGCTGATGCAAAATCTTGGCCCGCTGCCTGACAACGTCTGCCTCAACATGAAACTCTTCTACTATGATGAAG TGACCCCTCAGGAGTATCAGCCACCTGGCTTCAAGGACGATGACAATGAGACTTTGATATTTGAGAAGGAACCAGTAAATCTGACCATGGGAGAGGTGGTCACACCTTTTCATAGTCTCCGAATGAACGTCACCACTGAGCGCAAGAGACTTGAGCCG tttgatgaggaggaggaagtaTGTGTGAGTACAAAATGGTCTTTGAAAATGTTTGAAGATGGAATGATGTCTGAGACCTCTGTTCAGCAG GAGTGTATGACAAAGGAGAAAGTCATCACTGATGCTGGCATTGAATACTCAG AAACTCAGGAACACTCCCAACGGGCTCACAGAAGCAGCAAGGAGGATCTTGACATAACAAATGAAAAG ATGGACAGTCTGGTAAAGAAAACTGCTGATCTTAAGGTGAACGCAAGGAAGACCAGGAGCGGACGCATCTTTGAACCTCAG ATCTCTCAGTTAGAGTTCCCTCTGAGCCAAGATCCCCAGCCATCTGCCCCGAAGAAACGCAAAGTCAGTGTACCTAAATAA
- the LOC128030981 gene encoding HORMA domain-containing protein 1 isoform X3 codes for MACEQKLRPFQSCQMLPDVVSTEQQSLVLVKKLLAIAVSSITYLRGLFPEKAYGRKYVGELKVLILREHSCPGAQQIVQWLQGCFDALQRRYLRMVLLSVYCDPDNPQKVTECYQFKINYTENGPQMDFESKNGQSLTKMACDNTQKSSMLLVRKLYMLMQNLGPLPDNVCLNMKLFYYDEVTPQEYQPPGFKDDDNETLIFEKEPVNLTMGEVVTPFHSLRMNVTTERKRLEPFDEEEEVCECMTKEKVITDAGIEYSETQEHSQRAHRSSKEDLDITNEKVALYNLPHTQMDSLVKKTADLKVNARKTRSGRIFEPQISQLEFPLSQDPQPSAPKKRKVSVPK; via the exons agctgtCAGATGCTGCCTGATGTAGTGTCCACCGAACAGCAGTCACTGGTTCTTGTGAAGAAACTTTTAGCCATTGCTGTCTCAAGCATCACTTACCTCAGGGGTCTTTTCCCAGAAAAGGCCTATGGTCGCAAATATGTTGGAG aGCTGAAAGTCCTTATACTGCGAGAGCATAGCTGCCCTGGTGCTCAGCAGATTGTGCAGTG GTTGCAGGGCTGTTTTGATGCACTTCAAAGAAGATAT CTACGAATGGTTCTTCTATCA GTTTACTGTGATCCAGACAATCCACAG AAAGTGACTGAATGCTACCAGTTTAAAATCAATTACACAGAGAATGGACCTCAGATGGACTTTGAGAG CAAAAATGGACAGAGTCTGACTAAAATGGCCTGTGACAACACCCAGAAATCCAGTATGCTGCTAGTGCGCAAGCTTTACATGCTGATGCAAAATCTTGGCCCGCTGCCTGACAACGTCTGCCTCAACATGAAACTCTTCTACTATGATGAAG TGACCCCTCAGGAGTATCAGCCACCTGGCTTCAAGGACGATGACAATGAGACTTTGATATTTGAGAAGGAACCAGTAAATCTGACCATGGGAGAGGTGGTCACACCTTTTCATAGTCTCCGAATGAACGTCACCACTGAGCGCAAGAGACTTGAGCCG tttgatgaggaggaggaagtaTGT GAGTGTATGACAAAGGAGAAAGTCATCACTGATGCTGGCATTGAATACTCAG AAACTCAGGAACACTCCCAACGGGCTCACAGAAGCAGCAAGGAGGATCTTGACATAACAAATGAAAAGGTAGCATTATACAATTTACCACACACACAG ATGGACAGTCTGGTAAAGAAAACTGCTGATCTTAAGGTGAACGCAAGGAAGACCAGGAGCGGACGCATCTTTGAACCTCAG ATCTCTCAGTTAGAGTTCCCTCTGAGCCAAGATCCCCAGCCATCTGCCCCGAAGAAACGCAAAGTCAGTGTACCTAAATAA
- the LOC128030981 gene encoding HORMA domain-containing protein 1 isoform X1, with protein sequence MACEQKLRPFQSCQMLPDVVSTEQQSLVLVKKLLAIAVSSITYLRGLFPEKAYGRKYVGELKVLILREHSCPGAQQIVQWLQGCFDALQRRYLRMVLLSVYCDPDNPQKVTECYQFKINYTENGPQMDFESKNGQSLTKMACDNTQKSSMLLVRKLYMLMQNLGPLPDNVCLNMKLFYYDEVTPQEYQPPGFKDDDNETLIFEKEPVNLTMGEVVTPFHSLRMNVTTERKRLEPFDEEEEVCVSTKWSLKMFEDGMMSETSVQQECMTKEKVITDAGIEYSETQEHSQRAHRSSKEDLDITNEKVALYNLPHTQMDSLVKKTADLKVNARKTRSGRIFEPQISQLEFPLSQDPQPSAPKKRKVSVPK encoded by the exons agctgtCAGATGCTGCCTGATGTAGTGTCCACCGAACAGCAGTCACTGGTTCTTGTGAAGAAACTTTTAGCCATTGCTGTCTCAAGCATCACTTACCTCAGGGGTCTTTTCCCAGAAAAGGCCTATGGTCGCAAATATGTTGGAG aGCTGAAAGTCCTTATACTGCGAGAGCATAGCTGCCCTGGTGCTCAGCAGATTGTGCAGTG GTTGCAGGGCTGTTTTGATGCACTTCAAAGAAGATAT CTACGAATGGTTCTTCTATCA GTTTACTGTGATCCAGACAATCCACAG AAAGTGACTGAATGCTACCAGTTTAAAATCAATTACACAGAGAATGGACCTCAGATGGACTTTGAGAG CAAAAATGGACAGAGTCTGACTAAAATGGCCTGTGACAACACCCAGAAATCCAGTATGCTGCTAGTGCGCAAGCTTTACATGCTGATGCAAAATCTTGGCCCGCTGCCTGACAACGTCTGCCTCAACATGAAACTCTTCTACTATGATGAAG TGACCCCTCAGGAGTATCAGCCACCTGGCTTCAAGGACGATGACAATGAGACTTTGATATTTGAGAAGGAACCAGTAAATCTGACCATGGGAGAGGTGGTCACACCTTTTCATAGTCTCCGAATGAACGTCACCACTGAGCGCAAGAGACTTGAGCCG tttgatgaggaggaggaagtaTGTGTGAGTACAAAATGGTCTTTGAAAATGTTTGAAGATGGAATGATGTCTGAGACCTCTGTTCAGCAG GAGTGTATGACAAAGGAGAAAGTCATCACTGATGCTGGCATTGAATACTCAG AAACTCAGGAACACTCCCAACGGGCTCACAGAAGCAGCAAGGAGGATCTTGACATAACAAATGAAAAGGTAGCATTATACAATTTACCACACACACAG ATGGACAGTCTGGTAAAGAAAACTGCTGATCTTAAGGTGAACGCAAGGAAGACCAGGAGCGGACGCATCTTTGAACCTCAG ATCTCTCAGTTAGAGTTCCCTCTGAGCCAAGATCCCCAGCCATCTGCCCCGAAGAAACGCAAAGTCAGTGTACCTAAATAA